TCATGGCCGGCGTATTCTTGCAGATGGATCGGGAGTTTTCTCGAGGTGGGCAAAGTCGTCGCCGATCGATCTGACGCTGTCTCCAGCTTCGGCTCTGAGTGTCAAAGGCCTTTCGCACGCCTGCTTCGCTGGCTTCTGCGAGTTACTTTTGTGGCGCCAAAAGTAACCAAAATCGCTGCGCGAACATCGCCGCCCGCTGCGCGGGTCCCCTGCGATGCTCGGTGCGAGCGGGGCAAAAAGAACTCGCTTCGCTCAGACACCTTTTTGCCTCCGTCCGCTCGCCCCTCCGCTTCTCGGCGGCGCTGACGGCGGGACAAGTCAAAGGCAAAGTCGCACCGCCTCGGCCGGTTCGCCAGCCTCTCGCACCGAACCGGGATCAGGCCTCGGGGTCGGGCCCCGGGGCGACGGGATGGAAAGGGCGCCTGTAGGAAAGAGCGTGCGAGCGCCCCTCGTCTTGCCCTGGAGGGTCGATTACCTCGGGCGAGTCCAGGACCGGGGGATCCGTGTCGGGAAGCCCGGGAGGCTCAGCGGCCCTGCAACGCCCGCACGCCGCCTTCGATCTCGGCCATGCCGCAGGCCCGCTGGACGAACAGGCCGCGCGCGAAGCGAGAGCGCTTCATGACCGAAAACCCCGCACCGAGGCCTTCGAGGGCCATCGGCCCGAAGCCGCGCAGTTCGGTCAGCACATGGATGCCGCCGGCGACGAGGGCGGCGTCGGAACCGCGCCGCAGCGCGTAGCTGCGCAGCGCCTGCACGGGATCGCTGCGGTGGCGGCCGAAGGTCTCGGCGAGGACCGCGACGTCGGCCAGGCCCAGGTTCAGCCCCTGTCCGGCCAGCGGATGAACGGTGCGGGCGGCGTCGCCGACCAGGCCGATGCAGCCGACCGCAAGGGTCTCGGCCCGGCGGCGGATCAGCGGAAGGGCGTGGCGCGGCTCGGCGGCGATGACCTCGCCGAAGGGCGCGCCCTGGGCGTGGCCGTTCAATTGCTCGAGGAACGCATCATCGTCCAGTGACATCAGGCGATCGGCGTCGATTCGCGGCACCGACCAGACCAGCGAGGATCGCCCGTCCGGCAGGGGAAGCTGGGCCATCGGGCCGAGCGCGGTGAAGCGTTGCCACGCGGTGCCCGGGTTGGCCCGTTGCGTCGTCAGGTGGGTGACCAGGGCGCGCTGGTTGTAGTCGTCGACGGTCGCCGGAATGTCCGCCGCCGCGCGGACCCGGCTGCGCGCGCCGTCGGCACCGATCAGCACGTCGGCCTCGATCCGGGTCCGGCCGGCGAGCCGGACCCGGGCGCCGCCGCGGGCGCCTCGCGAATCCGTTGCGCCGGTCGAGTCGTCGAGAAGCGAGATCGACTCGAGCTCGGCCGGCGCATGGATCCGGATGCGCCGGTGACCGCGCAGGCCGGCCCACAGGGCATCGACCAGGGCCGGGATCTCGACGATCCAGCCCAGCGCGTCGAACCCGTGGTCGCCGGCCTGGAAGGTGACTTCGCCGCGCCCGGCCGCGACCTGCATGCGGTGATAGGACGCGATCCGCTCGGTGTCGAGACGGTCCCACGCGCCGAGCGTCTCGAGCAGCGCGCGCGAGCCCGGACTGATCGCGACCACTCGGGGGTCGAGCGGTGCATCGCGTCCGATGCCGGCCGGTTCGCGCCGGTCGACGAGGGCAACGTCGCGGCCGAGCTCGGCAAGCGCCAGGGCGGCCGCGGCCCCGGCGGTTCCGCCGCCGACCACCAGGACGTCGCAGCGGTCGGTCACGCGCGCTCCCGGGCCAGCGTCGGGACCGGTTCGCGGAAGCCCATCGCCGCCCGCACCAAGCGGCGCTGCAGGCCGGGCAGCACGCCGTGGGCGGCAAGTCCCAGGCCGGCGCCGAGACGGAACGGCAGGCTGGGGTTGGTGAAGGTCCGCGCCAGCGTGTCGGTGTAGCGCACGGTCTCGGCCTGGTCGTCGGCCCGCAGCTTTACGTAGCGGGCGAGCCAGGCCGGCGCGCCGGGGTCGCGGGCGTCGGCCAGCGCATCGAGGAGGCCGGCGACGTCGCGCAGGCCCAGATTGAACCCCTGGGCCGAGACCGGGTGGACCGTGTTCGCCGCGTTGCCGATCGCGACCGTGCGCGCGCCGATCGGGGTCGGCGTGCGCAGCAGGACGAGCGGATAGCGGGCGCGCTTGCCGGGCCGCTCGAAGCCCTGGAAGGCGGAGCCGGCGCGTTCGACCAGGCGGGCGATCAGCTCGTCGTCGGACCAGCCCATCGCCTCGTCGATCCGCTCGTTCGCGTCGATCCAGACCACGCCAAGCCGCCCTTCGGGTTGCGGCAGGAAGGCCAGGGGCCCGGCCGGCGTGAAGCGCTCGTGGGCGGTCGCTTCGGCCGCGGAACGGGGTCGAACGTTGAAGATCATCGCGGACTGCCGGTAGTCGTGCAGGTCCGAGGCCATGCCCGCGGCCTGGCGGATCGACGAGCGTGTACCGTCCGCGGCGACCAGCAGGCGCCCCCGCAGCTGGGTCCCGGAGGCCAGCCGCACGTCGACGCCGTCGTCGTCGGCGGCAAAGGTCTCGAGCCGTTCGGGGCAGTATTCGGTGATTTCCGCGCAGGCCTTCATCGCGGCGAGCAGCCGGTTGCCGAGTTCGCGCGCGACCACCACCTCGCCGAAGCGATCGACGCCGTGCCGCTCGGCCTCGAGCCGGACGCGACCGAAGCCGCCGGCGCGGGTGATCTCGATCGTGCGGATCGGGCAGCGCGCGAGGTCGTCGTCGATGATCTCGAGGGCGCCGAGAATGTTCAGCGACGCGCGATTGATGACCAGGGTGCGGTCGTCATAGCTCGGTTGGTGATCGGCTTCGCGGTCGACGGCCTCGATCACGGCCACGTCGAAGCCCTGCCGGGCCAGCCCCACGGCCAGCGATGCGCCGGCCAGGCCGCCGCCGGCGATGACCACGTCGTGTTCGATGCGGGCGCTCACCGACCGCCTCCGCGACCGTCCGCGCGGTTGCTGGACGCCATCAGCGTCTCGATCGCCGCGGCATCGGCGGGGACCGATCCGGTCAGGTTTTCCGGGTCGTCGTCGGTCACGCGGATGTCGTCCTCGATGCGCACGCCGATGCCGCGGAATTCCTCGGGGATGTCGTCGTCGAAGCCGATGTAGAGCGCCGGCTCGACGGTGGTGACCATGTTCTTCTCGAGCTGGCGCGATTGGCCGTCGATCCGGTAGTCGCCGACGTCGTGAACGTCGAGTCCGATCCAGTGCCCGGTCTTGTGCATGTAGAAGCGGCGGTAGGCCTGCTGCTCGAGGTTGGCGTCGAGCGAGCCGGTCAGCAGGCCCAGGTCGATCAGGCCCTCGGTCAGTACCCGGCAGGCAGCGTCGTGGATGTCGTCGAAGGCCCGGCCCGGACGGGCCTGGTCGATGGCCTGCAGCTGCGCGGCCCGGACAAGGTCGTGGATCGCGCGCTGGGCCGGGGTGAACCGCCCCGAGACGGGAAAGGTCCGCGAGATGTCGGCAGCGTACCCGTCGACCTCGCAGCCGGCGTCGATCAGGACCAGGCCGTCGTCGGGCAGCGGCTGGTCGTTCTTCACGTAATGGAGGATGAGTGCGTTCGCCCCGCTGGCGACGATCGGCAGGTACGAGGGCGGGCAGCCGTTGCGGGCGAACTCGTGAAGCAGTTCGGCGGTGAGCTCCGCTTCGCTCAGGCCCGGCCGGCAGGCCTGCATCGCCCGGGCGTGCGCATCGGCCGAGATGCGGGCGGCACGACGCATCGAGCGCAGCTCGTCCGGCGACTTGATCAGGCGCAGCTCATGCAGCAGGTGGTCGAGGCCGATGAACTCCTCGGGGGCCCGGACGTTGCGCTTCTGGTTGCGCAGTTCGTTTCGCCACTCGATGACCTGCCGATCGAAGGCGGGGTTGCGTCCGACCGCGTGGTAGATGCGCTCCCGCCCTTCCATCAGGCCGGGGAGGATCTCGTCGAGATCGTCGATCGGGAAGCAGTCGTCGACGGCCAGCCGCTCGCGGGCGGCGTCCAGCCCCAGGCGTGGACCGTCCCAACGCTCCCGATCGGGATCGGACTCGCGGCAGAACAGCAGCTGTTCGCCCGCCTCCCGACCCGGCACCAGGACCAGCACCGCATCGGGTTCGTCGAAGCCCGTCAGGTAGAGGAAGTCGCTGTCCTGGCGGAACGCGAAGTGACTGTCGCCGTTGCGCAGCACCTCGTGCGCGCCGGGCACGATCACGACCGACCCGGGCTCCGCCAGCGACATCAGGTCGCGGCGGCGTCGAATGTGCGGTTCGGCGCTCTTCGGCGCCGTCGCGGCAGGCACGTGACGGGGCCGAGCGCTCATCAGGCGGACTGCCGCAGGCTCTCCTCGCGAAGCAGCAGCGTGGCGATTCGGACGAATTCGCTGAGTTCCGCGAAGGCTTCTTCCTGGGCCTCGTCGTCGGCCTCCGGGTCGAGGCCGGCGCGGGCGATCTGCTCCAGCATCCGCAGCGCTTCGGCGGCATCTCCGCCATCGATGCGGCGACCCGAGGTCCCGAAGCCGGCGAGGAAGCCGGTGACCCAGGTGGCGAGGCAGCGGGTGCGCTCCTCCAGGGGACGGTCGTCGGTCGGCAGCAGCGGCTTGAAGTCCATGTCGGGCGAACCGAGTTCGCTGCGCAGCGTCGAGATCGCGGGTCCGAGCTGCTGCTGGATCTTCTCCGAGTCCCAGTCGCCCACCTGCAGCGCCGCGAGCTGGTCGGCGAGTTCCTGGTCGGATTGCTTCGGACCGGCGACCAGCAGGCCGATGACCACGCCGTGGGTCTCGGCCACGCGCGCCGGGTCGGCGTCGGCGGACAGGGCGAGCAGCCAGGCCAGTTTGGATTCGTTGTCGTTCATGCCAGAAGGAGTTGCGAGCAGCGCGTCATGGTAGCACCGGGGGGTGCGGTCGAGCGTCGCGGGGTGCGGCGTCCAGCGCGGCCCGTGAGCCGGTTTTCGACCGCCCGCGACGTGCCACTTGGCAATTCGCCTGATGAAGTTCTATCATTGCGTTGTATTTCCAGTGAAATTCGGGGGATCTTCCGATGAGCATGCAACGGACCCGGGCGGCGCTCGACACGATCGAGTCGCGGCTGTCGAGCCTGATCGATCGCGTGGATGCCCTCGAGCGCGAGAACCGTTCCCTGCTGGCCCGGCAGGAGTCGCTGGTCGCCGAACGCGCCGGGCTGGTCAAGCGCAACGAGGAGGCGCGGACCCGGGTCGAAGCCATGATCGAACGGCTGAAATCGCTGGAGAATGCAACCTGATGGCCGACTCGGAGCCGGTATCGGTCCGCATCCTGGACCGCGAATTCAAGGTCATGTGCCAGCCGGGGGAGCGGCGTGCACTGATGGAGGCGGCGCTGTTTCTCGATGGCCAGATGCGGGAAATCCGCGACAGCGGCAAGCTGACCTCGATGGAGAAGGTCGCGGTGATGTGCGCCCTGAACCTGGCCGACGAGTTGTTGAAGATCCGCCAGGAGAACGAAGCCCGGGACGAGCAGATCGACCAGCGCCTCCTGGACCTCGCCACACGCCTCGAGCAGGCCGCGCCCCGGGCCGACGGCACGGGCGATTGACCGCCTCGGGGCCTGCGGTTCCCCGCCCTCGCGATCCGATTCCAACCGGGAAGTCACGCCGGAGTGAAGGGATTTTCCCGAGCCTTGCCGTCGCGGTGGTATAGTTTCTCCCGTGGTGCTCTCTGCGGTGTTCGCCAGCGGAATCGCATTATGCCTTGTCCCTACTTATCGACCTCGGGACGGTGCCTTTCGATGCTGGTGTGCGAATCGCTGAATGCGAATCGCCTGAAGGCGCGAAGAGCTGTCCCACCTGAACCTCTGGTTCAAGGTCCCCGGTTTCGCAGCGGCATCTGCGGAGAGCACCCCCTTTCCCTGCACCTTGCAGCCGGCCCCGGCACGAGCCCGTGACCGAGACGCCCGACGCCCGCAAACAGGCTCTGCGCACCCGGGTCCTCGAAACGAGGACCGCACTCCATCCGCACCAGCGACGCCGCGCCGACCGTCAGATCGCCAGCCACCTGCTGCGCGTGCTCGGCGAGCGCGATTGCGTGGACCTCGCCGCGTTCCAGCCCTTTCGCGGCGAGCCCGACCTCACCCCCGCCCTGGACGTGCTGGCCGAGGCGGGCCGGCGCATCTGGTTGCCGGTCGTCGACGGCCGCGACATGCGCTTCCGGCGCTGGCAGCCCGGGAGTGCGATGACGAAGAACCGCTTCGGCATCCCCGAGCCCGCCGAGGGCCCGTTCCGGGACCCGAAACGCCTGGAGATCGTACTGACGCCGCTGGTCGCGTTCTCCGCCACCGGCATGCGCCTCGGCATGGGGGCCGGGTACTACGACCGTGCCTTCGACTTCCTGCGTCGCGATCCAGAAGCCGGCCCCTGGCTGGTCGGCGTGGCCTACGCCCTGCAGCAGGTCGACAGCCTCCCCGCCGACCCGTGGGACGTCCCGCTCGCCGCCGTGCTGACCGAGCGCGGCCTGCAGGTCTTCCGCGAGTAGAGCTCTGCGTTCTTTGCTGGCCTCGTGCCCGGTCCTCCAGATGATGGGCGCGAAGACGCGAAGACGCGAAGGGCCATGACTGAACGCGGATCGAACCGACTTTGGGGGTGAGCTTGCGAGCGAATTCGATTCGCTCGTTCGCTCGCAAGCCCACTCCCACAGATGGGCCCGTGATCGGGGGCTCGAGTCTGTTGGAGGGCGCTTGCGCGCGAAGGCTTTATCCGAACCGCCAACGAGAGCCAGCCTTGCAGGCGAGAAGAAATCGGGCGCGTTCGCGGGCAAGGCCCGCTCCTACAGGATCGCCGTTGCCTTCTGACCCCGGTCTGTAGGAGCCTGCCTCGCAGGCGAACGATTCAGCCCCCGGTCGCGAGCCGGCCGCTCCACCCTTCGCTCGCAAGCTCACTCCCACAGGGCCTTCTGATTCGGTTCGGGCGTTCGGTCCGGTACGTTCCTCGCGTTCTTCGCTCCTTGCTCCTCTTCGTGCCGATCATTCAAGGGAATCTGGCCAGGGTTCGGAACGAAGCCACTGCCCGTCCACCGGACACGCGTTACCATCGTGGACCGTTGTCGATGGAGTCCGCCCCGCATGAACTACTGGTTGATGAAGTCCGAGCCGGACGTGTTCGGCATCGAGCACCTCAAGGCCTGCAAGGACAAGACCGAGCCCTGGGACGGAATCCGCAACTACCAGGCCCGGAACTTCATCCGGGACGACATGAAGAAGGGTGACAAGGTCTTCTTCTACCACTCGAACTGCACGACGCCGGGCATCGTCGGCATCGCGAAGGTGGCCTCGCAGCCGTATCCCGACCCGACCCAGTTCGATGCCGGCTCGAACTATTTCGACCCGAAATCCGACCCGGACGATCCGCGCTGGGTGCTGGTCGACATCCAGCACGTGCGTGACCTGAAGCGAACCGTGACGCTCAAGGAAATGAAGGCGCGCGCCGATGAGTTCGGCGATTTCCAGTTGCTCGCCCGAGGCAACCGCCTGTCGATCCTTCCGGTGTCGAAAGACCAGTGGGACCAGGTCCTGAAAATGGAAAAGGAGAACCCTGCATGAGCCAGCAACGCCTGAAGATCGAAGTGGCCCGTGCCGCGCTGAAGCACGTCGAGGACGGCATGCTGCTCGGCGTCGGTACCGGATCCACCGTCAATGCGTTCATCGACGAACTCGGTGCCAGCGGTATCCGCCTCGAGGGTGCCGTGTCCTCGTCCGAAGCGACGACCGGGAAGCTGAAGTCGATCGGCGTCGACGTGCTGGAACTGAATCGCACCGGCGACCTGGCGCTGTACATCGACGGCGCCGACGAGTTCGACGGCCATCGCCGACTGATCAAGGGCGGCGGCGGCGCGCTGACCCGCGAGAAGATCATCGCCGGCGCCAGCAAGCGCTTCGTGTGCATCGTCGATGCGAGCAAGAAGGTCGACGTGCTCGGCGAGTTTCCCCTGCCGGTGGAAGTCCTGCCGATGGCCCGGTCCTTCGTGGCCCGGCAGCTGATCAAGCTCGGCGGCCAGCCCGAGCTGCGCGAGGACTTCACCACCGACAACGGCAACGTCATCCTCGACGTGCGCAACCTCGACCTCGTCGACCCGGTGCAGATGGAAACGAAGATCAACCAGGTCCCCGGCGTCGTCACCTGCGGCCTCTTCGCCCACCGCCCGGCCGATCTCGTCCTCATGGCCACCGAAAGCGGCATCGAGACGATCTGAGGCTCGGGCTTCGTTCGGCTTCGGTGCCTCGACCCTTTAGAGGATGGACGCAAAGGCGCGAAGGGGCGAAGGACGCAACGAGGATTCTGAATCTTTAAAACTGCGGAAAAGCGTTTTCTCGCGGAGACGCAGAGACGCAGAGAACTTCAAAAAAATTGGAAGATATTCCAAACCCGTCGCCCCGGATCAAGTCCGGGGCAATGGGTTTGAGGCTCTCAACCATGCTTGCCGTTCTCTGCGCCTCCGCGTCTCTGCGCGAGAACGCCTTTTCCACGTTCTTTGCTTTACCGCTTTTCAACCATTTCTTGTTTTTTCTTCGCGCCCTTTGCTCCTTCGCGCCTTCGCGTCCATCCTCTAAAGGAACTTGCCGCAATAACCGCTATGAGCAAGGGCGCTAGCCGCCGATGCGGGGGTGGTTGCATTCGGCGAGGCGCTGGGCTTCGTCGGGGCGGTTCTGGGCCCGCTGCTGGCACTCGATCATCTCGAGGCTTCGCGCGCTGTCCTCGTCGAGCGGGGGCGGGCCCTGGGTGTCGGTGGCGGCACAGGCGGTCAGCAGCAGGACCAGTGCCGCCAGGGCGGCGGCACCGGAAAGGGTGCGGGTCGGGTCAGTCACGAAAGCGGTCCCTGGCTCGCTTCAGGCCCTCGGAGAGATGGTCCCAGGCCGATTCGGCGCCGTGCTTCACTTCGTCCCAGGCGTCGTCGCTGGCATCTCGAAGTTCGCGCAGCTTGCTCTTCAGGCCGTCGCGCCGCTGGCGCAGTTCGTCGACCTGGTCCTCGTAGTTCATCCGCGCATCGGCGTGGGCACGCCGGGCCCTGGCCTCGTACTTGTCGATCTCGGCATTGGCCTCGTCGAGCCGGGCCTTGATCTTGTCGATCCATGCGTCGCGTTTGGACATCTCCTGCCTCCAGCGAAGGGACGGACTCCGAGTCTAGCGTGGCCTTCAGACCGCGGCCAGTGCCGTCTTTAGGTCGCCGATCAGGTCGTCGATGTCCTCGATGCCCACCGACAGGCGGATCAGCGAATCGGTAATGCCCAGCTCCTCGCGCCGATCCTTCGGCACGGTGCCGTGGGTCATGATCGCCGGGTGGTTGACCAGGCTCTCGACGCCGCCGAGCGATTCGGCCAGGGCGAACAGGCGGGTGTTCTCGAGAAACCGTCGAGCGGTCGGCAGGTCGCTTTGCAGATCGAAGCTGACCATGCCGCCGAAGCCGGCCATCTGGCGCTCTGCGAGCTTCTTCTGCGGGTGGCTGTCGAGGCCGGGGTAGATCACCTTGCCGACCTTGGGCTGTTCGACCAGCCACTCGGCGATCCGCTGGGCGTTCTCGCAGTGCGCCTTCATGCGCAGCGCCAGCGTCTTTGCCCCGCGCATGGCCAGCCAGGCGTCGAACGCGCCCTGGACGCCGCCGGCGGAATTCTGCAGGAAGCCGATCTGCTCGGCGAGGTCGTCGTCCTTGACCACCAGCGCGCCCCCGACCATGTCCGAGTGGCCGTTGAGGTACTTGGTGACCGAGTGCAGCACGATATCGGCACCCAATGCGATCGGACGTTGCAGCATCGGCGTGGCGAAGGTGTTGTCGACCACCAGCTTGCAGTCGTGGCGGTGGGCCAGCTCGGCCATCCTGGCGATGTCCACCAGCTGCAGCATCGGGTTGGTCGGGGTCTCGACCCAGATCATCTTCGTCCGGTCGGTGATCGCGGCTGCGGCAGCGTCGGGATCGCCCAGGTCGGCGAAGGTGAAGTCCAGCCCCGAGGAGCGCCGGCGGACACGCTCGAACAGGCGCCATGTGCCGCCGTAGAGGTCGTGCATGGCGACCACGTGGTCGCCCGGCTCGAGCAGGTGCATCAGCGTATCGACCGCGGCCATGCCGGAAGCGAACGCGAAGCCGGCCGCGCCGCCTTCGAGATCGGCGATGCAGGCTTCCCAGGCCTTGCGGGTCGGGTTATGGGTCCGCGAGTACTCGTAGCCCTGGTGGTCACCGGGAGAGGACTGCACGTAGGTGCTGGTGGTGTAGATCGGCGTCATGATCGCGCCGGTCGACGGGTCCGGCGTCTGGCCGGCGTGGATCACGCGGGTCGCGAGCTTGTCGTGCGTGCTGTTCTGGGACATGGAAAACTCGGCGTTGAGAGGCAGCCGAGTATCGTACTGGATCGGCGTCGAACGGGCGACGCCGATCCTTTACCGGACCTCGAGGGCCGGTGCGCCGGGCAGGAGTTGCCTAGCGGCAGAACGGAGGCGGGTTGGGCCGCTGGCACGCAGGGTGATTGCTACCGCCACCCGAGCCACCCGAGCCACCCGAGCCACCCGAGCCACCCGAGCCACCCGAGCCACCCGAGCCACCCGAGCCACCCGAGCCACCCGAGCCACCCGAGCCACCCGAGCCACCCGAGCCACCCGAGCCACCCGAGCCACCCGAGCCACCCGAGCCACCCGAGCCGCCCGAGCCGCCCGAGCCGCCCGAGCCGCCCGAGCCGCCCGAGCCGCCCGCGCCGCCCGCGCCGCCCGAGCCACCCGGGCCACCCGAGCCACCCGAGCCACCCGAGCCACCCGAGCCACCCGAGCCACCCGAACCGCCCGAACCGCCCGGTGCGGCGGTTCCCTGTTCACGGCATCCGCCCGGCACGTGCGCCGGGTCACCCGAGACCAGCTGGCAGTTCCAGTCGATCCCGGAAAAGGCATTCTCGAAGTTCAGTCGGAACTGGACGACGGGGTCGATGGTCGCCCCGGTGTTCTGCGTTTCGATCACGACCGAGCCGTCGCCGGCAACGCGGACATCCGCGCAGTTCTCGGTGGCGGTAAAGGAAAAACCCGCCTCGTCGGACCCGGTCGGTGCGCGGCCCCGGCGCGTTGCCACATCGGCCACCGCGGCCTGCGCGGGGCCGGCCAGGCCCAGGCATTCCGAGACCTTGGCGCGGATCGAGTAGTTGGTGTAGCTCGGCACCGCGATGCCGAGCAGGATCGCGATCACGCCGACCACGACCATGAGTTCGATCAGGGTGAACCCCCGAACGGACGAAGACGATGGATGCTGCATGCTGGAACCCCTTGGCGGATCGAACCGCAGATTGAATCTCTGCGGCGATCAATGCAAGTTGCGTTCCAGCGCATCCCTGCCGGGCACGAAAGCGCTGCACGGGCCGTGGTTTCCAGCGGACGTGCGCGCGCGGAGCGCGCCCCGACCGACGCTGAGCGTCAGCGTTTGACGCCGTGGCGCTCCCCGGTCCACCCGCCCCGGTCGAGGAGTCGCTCGCCGAGCTCGCGCGGCGCATCCTCGAGGTCCGTGGCCATGGAATCGTTCCAGCGGTTCAGGAAGCCGTACAGGCAGATCGCACCGAGCATCTCGACGATCTGGTCCTCGCTCCAGT
Above is a genomic segment from Halomonas denitrificans containing:
- a CDS encoding cell division protein ZapA — translated: MADSEPVSVRILDREFKVMCQPGERRALMEAALFLDGQMREIRDSGKLTSMEKVAVMCALNLADELLKIRQENEARDEQIDQRLLDLATRLEQAAPRADGTGD
- a CDS encoding EVE domain-containing protein, whose protein sequence is MNYWLMKSEPDVFGIEHLKACKDKTEPWDGIRNYQARNFIRDDMKKGDKVFFYHSNCTTPGIVGIAKVASQPYPDPTQFDAGSNYFDPKSDPDDPRWVLVDIQHVRDLKRTVTLKEMKARADEFGDFQLLARGNRLSILPVSKDQWDQVLKMEKENPA
- a CDS encoding pilin, which translates into the protein MQHPSSSSVRGFTLIELMVVVGVIAILLGIAVPSYTNYSIRAKVSECLGLAGPAQAAVADVATRRGRAPTGSDEAGFSFTATENCADVRVAGDGSVVIETQNTGATIDPVVQFRLNFENAFSGIDWNCQLVSGDPAHVPGGCREQGTAAPGGSGGSGGSGGSGGSGGSGGSGGPGGSGGAGGAGGSGGSGGSGGSGGSGGSGGSGGSGGSGGSGGSGGSGGSGGSGGSGGSGGSGGSGGSGGSGGSGGSGGSGGGSNHPACQRPNPPPFCR
- a CDS encoding aminopeptidase P N-terminal domain-containing protein — protein: MSARPRHVPAATAPKSAEPHIRRRRDLMSLAEPGSVVIVPGAHEVLRNGDSHFAFRQDSDFLYLTGFDEPDAVLVLVPGREAGEQLLFCRESDPDRERWDGPRLGLDAARERLAVDDCFPIDDLDEILPGLMEGRERIYHAVGRNPAFDRQVIEWRNELRNQKRNVRAPEEFIGLDHLLHELRLIKSPDELRSMRRAARISADAHARAMQACRPGLSEAELTAELLHEFARNGCPPSYLPIVASGANALILHYVKNDQPLPDDGLVLIDAGCEVDGYAADISRTFPVSGRFTPAQRAIHDLVRAAQLQAIDQARPGRAFDDIHDAACRVLTEGLIDLGLLTGSLDANLEQQAYRRFYMHKTGHWIGLDVHDVGDYRIDGQSRQLEKNMVTTVEPALYIGFDDDIPEEFRGIGVRIEDDIRVTDDDPENLTGSVPADAAAIETLMASSNRADGRGGGR
- a CDS encoding FAD-dependent monooxygenase, producing MTDRCDVLVVGGGTAGAAAALALAELGRDVALVDRREPAGIGRDAPLDPRVVAISPGSRALLETLGAWDRLDTERIASYHRMQVAAGRGEVTFQAGDHGFDALGWIVEIPALVDALWAGLRGHRRIRIHAPAELESISLLDDSTGATDSRGARGGARVRLAGRTRIEADVLIGADGARSRVRAAADIPATVDDYNQRALVTHLTTQRANPGTAWQRFTALGPMAQLPLPDGRSSLVWSVPRIDADRLMSLDDDAFLEQLNGHAQGAPFGEVIAAEPRHALPLIRRRAETLAVGCIGLVGDAARTVHPLAGQGLNLGLADVAVLAETFGRHRSDPVQALRSYALRRGSDAALVAGGIHVLTELRGFGPMALEGLGAGFSVMKRSRFARGLFVQRACGMAEIEGGVRALQGR
- a CDS encoding 5-formyltetrahydrofolate cyclo-ligase, with the protein product MTETPDARKQALRTRVLETRTALHPHQRRRADRQIASHLLRVLGERDCVDLAAFQPFRGEPDLTPALDVLAEAGRRIWLPVVDGRDMRFRRWQPGSAMTKNRFGIPEPAEGPFRDPKRLEIVLTPLVAFSATGMRLGMGAGYYDRAFDFLRRDPEAGPWLVGVAYALQQVDSLPADPWDVPLAAVLTERGLQVFRE
- a CDS encoding TIGR02449 family protein, giving the protein MSMQRTRAALDTIESRLSSLIDRVDALERENRSLLARQESLVAERAGLVKRNEEARTRVEAMIERLKSLENAT
- a CDS encoding cystathionine gamma-synthase produces the protein MSQNSTHDKLATRVIHAGQTPDPSTGAIMTPIYTTSTYVQSSPGDHQGYEYSRTHNPTRKAWEACIADLEGGAAGFAFASGMAAVDTLMHLLEPGDHVVAMHDLYGGTWRLFERVRRRSSGLDFTFADLGDPDAAAAAITDRTKMIWVETPTNPMLQLVDIARMAELAHRHDCKLVVDNTFATPMLQRPIALGADIVLHSVTKYLNGHSDMVGGALVVKDDDLAEQIGFLQNSAGGVQGAFDAWLAMRGAKTLALRMKAHCENAQRIAEWLVEQPKVGKVIYPGLDSHPQKKLAERQMAGFGGMVSFDLQSDLPTARRFLENTRLFALAESLGGVESLVNHPAIMTHGTVPKDRREELGITDSLIRLSVGIEDIDDLIGDLKTALAAV
- a CDS encoding FAD-dependent monooxygenase, with product MSARIEHDVVIAGGGLAGASLAVGLARQGFDVAVIEAVDREADHQPSYDDRTLVINRASLNILGALEIIDDDLARCPIRTIEITRAGGFGRVRLEAERHGVDRFGEVVVARELGNRLLAAMKACAEITEYCPERLETFAADDDGVDVRLASGTQLRGRLLVAADGTRSSIRQAAGMASDLHDYRQSAMIFNVRPRSAAEATAHERFTPAGPLAFLPQPEGRLGVVWIDANERIDEAMGWSDDELIARLVERAGSAFQGFERPGKRARYPLVLLRTPTPIGARTVAIGNAANTVHPVSAQGFNLGLRDVAGLLDALADARDPGAPAWLARYVKLRADDQAETVRYTDTLARTFTNPSLPFRLGAGLGLAAHGVLPGLQRRLVRAAMGFREPVPTLARERA
- a CDS encoding coiled coil domain-containing protein; protein product: MSKRDAWIDKIKARLDEANAEIDKYEARARRAHADARMNYEDQVDELRQRRDGLKSKLRELRDASDDAWDEVKHGAESAWDHLSEGLKRARDRFRD
- a CDS encoding UPF0149 family protein produces the protein MNDNESKLAWLLALSADADPARVAETHGVVIGLLVAGPKQSDQELADQLAALQVGDWDSEKIQQQLGPAISTLRSELGSPDMDFKPLLPTDDRPLEERTRCLATWVTGFLAGFGTSGRRIDGGDAAEALRMLEQIARAGLDPEADDEAQEEAFAELSEFVRIATLLLREESLRQSA
- the rpiA gene encoding ribose-5-phosphate isomerase RpiA encodes the protein MSQQRLKIEVARAALKHVEDGMLLGVGTGSTVNAFIDELGASGIRLEGAVSSSEATTGKLKSIGVDVLELNRTGDLALYIDGADEFDGHRRLIKGGGGALTREKIIAGASKRFVCIVDASKKVDVLGEFPLPVEVLPMARSFVARQLIKLGGQPELREDFTTDNGNVILDVRNLDLVDPVQMETKINQVPGVVTCGLFAHRPADLVLMATESGIETI